The genome window TGGGGGCAACCTTTCGTCCCATTGCGTCGATTCGGCACCGTGTGCGTTGAAATGGTGAGACTCGCGCCCGGCGTCGGCGCTAGGGTAGCGCATGGCACACAATCCCCAACGTCTCCTCGTGGTCCAGCGCGCCGATGCGCTGGTCATTGAGGTCCATCGCCTGGCCAGCCGCCGTGCTCGGCAGCTGAGCCAGCTGTCGCCTGGCTTGCGAAACCAGCTGCTCCGCGCTGTCGTGTCGGTGAGTGCGAATCTGGGCGAGGCGTGCGGCCCCCACTCGCCGCAGAAGGCGGCCTCGCAGATTGATATTGCGATCGGCTCGCTGAATGAGGTGGAGCGTATGCTCACCCTCATGCAGCAGCTAGGCGCACTCGGCGAGGACGCCGGCGAACGTATTCGGGACACGCAGCAGGTGCGGGCGTTGGCCTACGGCTTCCGGCGACGTGTCCTGGGCACCCTCCGCCCCCAAGATCCAGATCGGACATCCGACCTCAGCGCCCGAGACCGACTTCGGAGGCCCGATGGCTTTCGAGTTCTGATGTCCGATGATCTGGGGCTACTTTTGTCGCATGCGCCGAATCCTGCCCCTCCTCCTTCTCGTGGCTGCACCGCTCGTGGCGCAGCCGCGGGCCTCCGTGCGTGTGCCTGAGGCCGACGCCCTGCTCTCCTGGTCGCAGCAGATCGCCATGCGCGAGTCGTGGCTCGCCAAGCGGCACGCGCTGCTGCTGCCCATGATGCGCCGCCACCGCATCGGCATGTGGATCGTGGTCAACGAAGAGTTCCACGATGATCCGCTGACACCCTTCATCGCACCGCCGCGGCCGTACACCGGCAACCGCGACCTCTTCGTGTTCATCGACGCAGGCGACGCCGGCCTCAAGAAGTTCGCCGTCACCGGCTATACCGAGGAGAATCTCGCGCGCTTCTTCGACGCGCCCTTCACGGAACCGCGGCCGCCCGCCGCGACGCTGCGCGATCTTTATCAGCAGTACAAGCCGGCCACGGTGGGGCTCGCCATCAGGGGCACGCGCGGGCAGACGCGCTCGCTCGGCTTCGACGCCTATCGGTTCATCGCCGAGACGCTGGGACCAGACGCCGAAAAGACCTTCGTGAGCGCCGCTGACCTGACGCAGGAGTACCTCGACACCCGGCTGCCCGAAGAGCTCGAGCACTTCCGTACGGCGGTGGCGGTCACGGAAGCCATCACGAAGCGCGCGCTGTCGAACGCCGTGATCACGCCGGGCAAGACCACGGTGGGCGATGTGCGCCGCGCGCTCTATGACATGCTCTGGGCGGCCGGCGTGCGCACCTGGTTCCAGCCGGATCTGCGCGTGCAGCGCGCCGGCGAAGAGAACGCCACGTCACGCGGCTTTCTGGCGATTGCACCCGAGTCGATGGTGCTCAAGCCCGGCGATGCCGTGCACGTGGATTTCGGTATCAGCTACATGGGCTTCGATACCGACTGGCAGAAGATGGCCTACATCCTCAAGCCGGGCGAAAAGGATGCGCCGACCGGGCTCAAGCAGGCGATGGCCAACGCGAGCGCGCTCCAGGACGCGCTCACCCAGAAGGTTGCCCGCCCCGGCATGACGGGTGGCTCGGTGTTCAACGGCGTCATGGCCGAGATGAAGCAGAAAGGCATCGAGGCCATGATCTACTCGCACCCCATCGGCAATCAGGGGCATGGGCTCGGCACGAGCATCGACTTTCGGAGCCCCCTGCGCAGCGACACTACGGCGCAGAACGCGCGCCTGCGGCTCGGCTCGTATCTCTCGGTGGAGCTCAACGCCGCCACGCCCGTGCCCGAGTGGGGCGGCAAGAAGCTGTTTGTGATGATGGAAGACGACGCGTATCTGACGGAGACGGGCTACAAGTTCTTCCGGCCGCGTCAGGAGGCGTGGTACCTGATCAAGCCGTAGGCGATCACTTCGCGGCGCCGTCGAAGTAGGCGACGACCGTGCGGGCCATCTCGCCGATGCGATCTTCAGCTTCGCCGTAGTTCCCCTTGATGTCGTTCGTGCACACCACGATCACGATCGGCCCCGACTTGGCGAAGATTACGCCCACGTCGTTGGCGAGATAGGGCGGCCAGTCGCCGGTCTTGTGGGCGACGGGGACCTCGAGGTAGTGCGGGAGGCGGCGGTCGCCCGAGAGCTGATTGCGCATCATGCGCATCATCTCCTCACAGCGCGCTTTGCTGGCCAACGGCGTCCTCTTGGCCGAGCCGTCGGCGCAGCGTTGCATGCGTTCGAGCAGGGCGCCCACGGCGCGCGGCGTGATCGCGCCCAGCCAGTAGGCGCGCTTGTTGGCGACGGCGTCGCGCGGATTGGTGGTGTAGCCAGGCGTGCGCACCGCAGCGAACACGTCAGCCACCGTGAAGAGCAGTTCCATCCCGCCGCCGTTGGACGCGATCCATTCGTTGACCTTGGCAACGCCGCCCACCTGACCGATCGCGAGATCGGTCGCGGTGTTGTCGCTGGTGATGACCATCTGCGCCAGCACATCGCGCAGCGTGGGCTGCAGCCCCGGATCGAAGCGCTGCAGGATCCCACTCCCGCCGCGCTTGTTCTCGGCGGTGATGGTGAGGCGGCTGTCGAGCGAGAGCATGCCCTTGTCCACCATCTGCATGGCGAGCGCGAGCACCGGCAGCTTGATCACACTGGCCGAGTTGAAGCTGACATCGGCGCGGACCTCGGCTTCTTCGCCGGTGGTCAGGTGCTTGACGTAGACGCCGGCGGAGCCGGGAAAGCGGGCGACCTGTTCAGCAAGCACGCGGGAGAGTGCACTGGACGCCTGCGCGTGCGCCGCGTGCGTGCTGATCGCGCCGGCAAGGATCAGCGTGGTGACGCGACGGATCATTGTTTGAGGCGCTCCTCGACGTACTTGGGGAAGTTGGTGAGGACGTTGATGCGATTCGTACGAACGGCTGGTGGCGACGTGATAAGAATCAGATTGCCCTTGGGATCAACGGAGTACGAGACTTGCGCCTGCGCGAACTCGCCGCGGAGATATGGACGCT of Gemmatimonadaceae bacterium contains these proteins:
- a CDS encoding four helix bundle protein is translated as MVQRADALVIEVHRLASRRARQLSQLSPGLRNQLLRAVVSVSANLGEACGPHSPQKAASQIDIAIGSLNEVERMLTLMQQLGALGEDAGERIRDTQQVRALAYGFRRRVLGTLRPQDPDRTSDLSARDRLRRPDGFRVLMSDDLGLLLSHAPNPAPPPSRGCTARGAAAGLRACA
- a CDS encoding aminopeptidase P family protein, whose product is MRRILPLLLLVAAPLVAQPRASVRVPEADALLSWSQQIAMRESWLAKRHALLLPMMRRHRIGMWIVVNEEFHDDPLTPFIAPPRPYTGNRDLFVFIDAGDAGLKKFAVTGYTEENLARFFDAPFTEPRPPAATLRDLYQQYKPATVGLAIRGTRGQTRSLGFDAYRFIAETLGPDAEKTFVSAADLTQEYLDTRLPEELEHFRTAVAVTEAITKRALSNAVITPGKTTVGDVRRALYDMLWAAGVRTWFQPDLRVQRAGEENATSRGFLAIAPESMVLKPGDAVHVDFGISYMGFDTDWQKMAYILKPGEKDAPTGLKQAMANASALQDALTQKVARPGMTGGSVFNGVMAEMKQKGIEAMIYSHPIGNQGHGLGTSIDFRSPLRSDTTAQNARLRLGSYLSVELNAATPVPEWGGKKLFVMMEDDAYLTETGYKFFRPRQEAWYLIKP
- a CDS encoding class A beta-lactamase-related serine hydrolase, with protein sequence MIRRVTTLILAGAISTHAAHAQASSALSRVLAEQVARFPGSAGVYVKHLTTGEEAEVRADVSFNSASVIKLPVLALAMQMVDKGMLSLDSRLTITAENKRGGSGILQRFDPGLQPTLRDVLAQMVITSDNTATDLAIGQVGGVAKVNEWIASNGGGMELLFTVADVFAAVRTPGYTTNPRDAVANKRAYWLGAITPRAVGALLERMQRCADGSAKRTPLASKARCEEMMRMMRNQLSGDRRLPHYLEVPVAHKTGDWPPYLANDVGVIFAKSGPIVIVVCTNDIKGNYGEAEDRIGEMARTVVAYFDGAAK